A region from the Pirellulaceae bacterium genome encodes:
- a CDS encoding DUF4956 domain-containing protein: protein MSNWVDLLFYSDYDSIGSPEQALFLLLLAFVIGQMIGWTYMWTHRVLSYSQTFTASLVVLPVLVALMMMLMAGSMFIAFGLLAVFAVVRFRNVLKDTRDTYYILWSIVEGMAVGTRQESTALVGVFVVIFISIYLRVTQFGSRQRYDVVLNLLCAADANLNTVLKRHSRRMQLAASRKVGEGIDMSYRLQLRDPSRSHELQTELENTEGVQRVSLFMREDESEV, encoded by the coding sequence ATGAGCAACTGGGTCGATTTACTCTTTTACAGCGACTACGATTCCATCGGTAGTCCAGAGCAAGCTTTGTTCTTGCTATTACTGGCATTTGTCATCGGACAAATGATCGGCTGGACTTATATGTGGACTCACCGGGTCCTATCGTATTCGCAAACGTTTACCGCATCACTGGTGGTGTTGCCGGTCCTTGTTGCATTGATGATGATGCTGATGGCTGGCAGTATGTTCATCGCGTTTGGATTGTTGGCGGTTTTCGCGGTGGTTCGATTTCGTAACGTGTTAAAGGATACGCGTGACACCTACTACATATTGTGGTCAATTGTCGAGGGAATGGCCGTTGGCACGAGGCAGGAGTCAACGGCTCTCGTCGGTGTATTTGTCGTCATTTTTATCTCGATCTACCTGCGAGTCACGCAATTTGGTAGCCGACAGCGATACGATGTTGTCTTAAATCTGTTGTGTGCAGCGGATGCCAACCTGAACACTGTTTTAAAGAGGCACAGTCGAAGAATGCAGTTAGCAGCTTCCCGCAAGGTCGGCGAAGGCATCGACATGTCCTACCGGTTGCAATTACGTGATCCGTCTCGAAGCCATGAGTTACAGACGGAATTGGAAAATACTGAGGGAGTACAACGTGTCTCTCTCTTCATGCGAGAAGACGAGTCGGAGGTTTAA
- a CDS encoding polyphosphate polymerase domain-containing protein: MAGKGLQASRFEYKYYVDEGRARAIAEFVKSYLEPDEFLVKFGGIGYPVCSLYLDSSGLLLYDQTIQGQKNRFKLRIRFYDDNDQNPAFLEIKRRETDVIKKKRAAITREGAKLVLTGHTPSPDYLYGSKVSMRAADALDEFCYLRDRITAHGCTYVYYHREAYVSPDSNQIRVTFDRQLEGGVYVPGTDLAIPRNSARPKMEGVVLELKFTDRFPNWMEILAEDFNLQRTSVPKYVKCVDALRDKRVLKSPGHRPSTI; encoded by the coding sequence GTGGCTGGTAAAGGTCTGCAAGCAAGTCGCTTTGAATACAAATATTACGTCGACGAAGGGCGTGCGAGAGCGATCGCCGAATTCGTTAAGAGTTATTTGGAGCCAGACGAGTTCTTGGTGAAATTCGGAGGCATTGGTTACCCTGTTTGCAGTTTATACCTCGATAGTTCAGGGTTATTACTTTACGATCAAACAATTCAGGGACAGAAGAACCGGTTCAAGTTACGAATCAGGTTCTATGACGACAACGATCAAAACCCCGCTTTTTTAGAGATCAAACGTCGGGAAACCGATGTGATTAAGAAGAAACGTGCGGCGATTACTCGAGAAGGAGCCAAGCTCGTTCTCACCGGCCATACGCCATCGCCAGATTACCTGTACGGTTCAAAGGTTTCGATGCGGGCGGCAGATGCGTTAGATGAGTTTTGTTATTTACGCGATCGGATTACCGCACATGGTTGTACCTATGTGTACTACCACCGCGAAGCATATGTTTCACCGGACAGTAATCAAATCAGGGTTACATTCGATCGTCAGTTGGAAGGGGGAGTTTACGTCCCCGGCACGGACTTAGCCATCCCGAGAAATAGTGCACGGCCAAAAATGGAAGGTGTCGTGTTGGAACTGAAATTTACGGATCGGTTCCCAAATTGGATGGAGATCTTGGCTGAAGATTTTAATCTTCAGCGTACATCCGTTCCAAAATACGTTAAGTGTGTGGATGCTCTTCGGGACAAACGAGTTCTCAAAAGTCCCGGGCATCGCCCTTCGACAATATGA
- a CDS encoding DegT/DnrJ/EryC1/StrS family aminotransferase codes for MIKNQTSPSNPVPFLDIGRENRPLDAEIQAAIANVCRSGSFVMGPECKELEKRIAAVCGAKHGIGCASGSDALLLSLMAYDIGPGDEVIVPSFTFFATASAVWRLGAKPVFVDIDPVTFNLDPVAFEAAITHATRGVIPVHLFGQPADMKAINEIATAKKLVVIEDAAQAIGASCDGQPVGSLGDVGCISFYPTKNLGGFGDGGMLVTSNDELAGRLSLLRSHGMKPRYFHSEVGINSRLDSIQAAVLNIKLPRLEQWTASRQQHAARYGELFKAQRLERYLTLPVVQNDLIHVWNQYTVRVNNNLRDELRDYLNQAGIGTEVYYPIPLHQQACFQSLGYSDGSLPVTERAAKEVLSLPVFPELKPAEIEAVVAQVARFFQSRIPNLPTGVSPGIMTNA; via the coding sequence ATGATCAAGAACCAAACATCTCCATCGAATCCGGTGCCATTTTTGGACATTGGACGGGAAAACCGTCCGCTGGATGCTGAGATTCAAGCTGCGATTGCCAATGTTTGCCGCTCGGGAAGCTTTGTTATGGGTCCAGAATGCAAAGAACTTGAAAAACGAATAGCTGCCGTTTGTGGTGCGAAGCATGGAATTGGTTGTGCTTCGGGAAGCGATGCTTTGCTGTTGTCGCTCATGGCGTACGACATTGGTCCAGGTGACGAAGTGATCGTGCCCAGTTTCACTTTCTTTGCGACGGCCAGCGCAGTCTGGCGTTTGGGTGCTAAACCCGTCTTCGTCGATATCGATCCGGTCACCTTCAACCTGGATCCAGTGGCGTTTGAGGCTGCCATTACTCATGCCACGCGTGGGGTGATTCCCGTGCATCTCTTTGGCCAACCGGCGGATATGAAGGCGATCAATGAAATTGCCACCGCCAAAAAACTTGTGGTGATCGAAGATGCGGCCCAAGCCATTGGAGCGTCCTGCGACGGTCAGCCCGTTGGTAGTTTGGGTGACGTTGGTTGTATCAGTTTTTATCCCACCAAGAATCTTGGCGGATTCGGCGACGGCGGCATGTTGGTTACTTCCAACGATGAACTCGCGGGCCGACTCAGTCTGTTGCGCAGTCATGGGATGAAGCCTCGCTACTTCCATAGTGAGGTCGGTATCAATAGCCGGCTCGATTCCATCCAAGCCGCTGTGTTGAACATCAAGCTGCCGCGACTGGAGCAATGGACGGCTTCAAGGCAGCAGCATGCTGCGCGTTACGGTGAGCTGTTCAAGGCGCAGCGACTGGAACGCTATCTGACGCTTCCCGTGGTGCAGAATGATCTTATACATGTCTGGAATCAATATACGGTTCGGGTGAATAACAACCTGCGAGATGAGCTGAGAGATTATTTGAACCAAGCCGGAATTGGTACGGAAGTTTACTATCCAATTCCCCTTCATCAACAAGCTTGTTTTCAATCTCTTGGCTACTCGGACGGAAGTCTACCTGTGACCGAGCGCGCGGCAAAAGAAGTTTTGAGCCTGCCCGTTTTCCCCGAACTCAAACCGGCGGAAATCGAAGCGGTCGTTGCACAGGTTGCACGATTTTTTCAGAGTCGCATACCGAATCTGCCTACCGGCGTTTCGCCGGGCATCATGACCAACGCTTAG
- a CDS encoding HlyD family efflux transporter periplasmic adaptor subunit: protein MPQSSRIPTPIKQHWYRFRLGALPVISFLLCVAVVLTLWERQAYNGSFVGEVQSDQMDVIADVSGELTFPDPEYWQLFDTVKAGDLIAQLDSRPTLARLQTVQLQSAKLSADLQAAASDLRLKELDIEQQHSQELLRLKLDYESKRLEYVQMLAQDENDKANFQALQADARALERVSLNSASANLLELQRTAKVLEDRIVGTEANKLRNELKNQLQLAKQRLDAVSETVQMPEIASMLAPIEAGIAVQESLIEETRIELDQLRITAPIDGVITAIYRRPGQRVVAGDQIVAISGSHSNYVLSYVRDTNHTQLHPGMEVHLRLRQAGSPDFVTDIEEVGPRLEPVPTNQLRDQSMSEWATPIKIRIPQPLRDEQIRPGQLLNVIIRQGPSHRAR from the coding sequence GTGCCCCAATCTTCTCGTATTCCGACGCCAATCAAACAGCATTGGTACCGCTTTCGCTTGGGAGCGTTACCGGTCATCAGCTTTTTGCTGTGTGTCGCGGTGGTGCTCACGCTATGGGAGCGTCAGGCCTACAACGGATCTTTCGTCGGTGAAGTCCAGAGTGATCAGATGGACGTTATCGCTGATGTGAGCGGTGAATTGACCTTTCCGGATCCCGAGTACTGGCAACTGTTTGATACCGTAAAGGCGGGTGATCTGATTGCCCAACTCGATAGTCGCCCCACGCTCGCTCGTCTTCAAACTGTCCAGCTGCAATCGGCTAAACTTTCCGCCGATTTGCAGGCTGCTGCCAGCGATTTGCGGTTAAAGGAACTTGACATCGAGCAGCAGCATTCCCAGGAATTGTTGCGTTTGAAGTTGGATTATGAGAGCAAGCGGCTCGAATATGTCCAGATGTTGGCTCAAGATGAAAACGACAAGGCAAATTTCCAGGCGCTCCAAGCGGATGCGCGGGCATTGGAACGAGTCTCGCTCAATTCAGCGTCAGCCAACCTGCTAGAACTCCAACGTACTGCCAAGGTGCTGGAGGATCGAATTGTTGGCACTGAGGCCAACAAACTGCGGAACGAGTTGAAAAATCAATTGCAGCTCGCCAAGCAACGTCTTGATGCTGTCTCTGAAACAGTTCAGATGCCGGAAATTGCTTCCATGTTGGCGCCGATCGAAGCCGGTATTGCTGTGCAAGAGTCGTTGATCGAAGAGACCCGAATTGAGCTTGACCAGCTGCGGATCACAGCTCCAATTGATGGCGTGATCACCGCGATTTACCGTCGACCTGGTCAACGGGTTGTTGCCGGTGACCAAATTGTGGCAATTTCGGGTTCCCACTCGAACTACGTGTTGAGCTACGTTCGCGACACCAATCACACTCAGCTCCATCCAGGTATGGAAGTCCACTTACGTTTACGACAGGCGGGAAGTCCAGATTTCGTGACCGACATCGAAGAGGTCGGTCCGCGACTCGAACCGGTGCCCACAAATCAGCTCCGTGATCAATCGATGTCGGAGTGGGCGACCCCGATCAAAATCAGGATTCCGCAACCCTTGCGGGACGAACAGATCCGGCCTGGTCAGTTGTTAAACGTGATTATTCGGCAAGGACCCTCTCACCGAGCTCGCTAG
- a CDS encoding SpoIIE family protein phosphatase codes for MKPITNHLKLHVGDNLSADLESRLDLPGINKFISAFEKLTGWTLACQKEEPRPAERALGRLAMTQAGELEYLCLAPQATTDPSEIPQEGRDLGQSLSRILAELQTTRRALWQREAELATAVPVVSHQEDVSELGLRLQSILRGAVEGLEMSAAALYLLDDSTSELKLRSHWGLPSLRFVEPARPLRGSMADLEALTGHAVVMEDTRLFAHWNIPESFLSAICVPVTGANAILGTLWLFCDRSRDYSSRETQLVELMAGRIATEIERRVLLNEFDQTRALQTQSDQVAQWLDERSRLIPPMIEGWAACSAATQSPASSGNFHHWRLLENDDLMVGLAGLPGAAAGVMTGTLLRGALQGQLGYNDQVGSILQNLNQVAWSSSPSEGVASMFLARIDTKNGWIESCTAGAMDAYILRPHGWEPIVRDGAPLGAEPEVQFATQRHQIAPGDVLVVMSDQQFDANEIGVNTTRIAETLLRHIHLSPTEISQMAIELMNEQVSDERNRSVVVVKRQE; via the coding sequence TTGAAACCTATAACAAATCATCTCAAGCTACATGTCGGTGACAACCTTTCGGCGGACTTAGAATCTCGCTTGGATTTGCCCGGTATAAATAAGTTCATCTCAGCCTTTGAAAAACTCACCGGTTGGACCCTTGCTTGTCAGAAAGAGGAGCCTCGCCCGGCGGAACGTGCGTTGGGACGCCTGGCGATGACGCAAGCGGGGGAACTCGAATATCTATGTTTAGCGCCTCAAGCGACGACGGACCCGAGTGAAATTCCTCAGGAGGGTCGGGACTTGGGTCAGAGTCTCAGTCGCATTTTGGCAGAGTTGCAGACGACACGGCGGGCCCTCTGGCAACGGGAAGCCGAATTGGCGACTGCCGTCCCCGTGGTTTCTCATCAGGAAGACGTATCCGAGTTAGGTTTGCGTTTGCAGTCGATTTTGCGAGGTGCCGTTGAGGGACTCGAAATGTCGGCTGCCGCCTTGTATCTGTTGGATGATTCGACTTCAGAGCTCAAGCTTCGGTCGCACTGGGGGCTGCCTAGCCTTCGATTTGTTGAGCCGGCCCGCCCGCTGCGTGGATCGATGGCTGACCTGGAGGCGTTAACGGGGCATGCCGTCGTGATGGAAGACACGCGGCTGTTTGCCCATTGGAATATTCCGGAATCGTTTTTATCAGCCATTTGCGTTCCGGTCACCGGCGCCAATGCTATCCTCGGTACATTGTGGCTGTTCTGCGATCGGTCTCGCGATTATTCCTCCCGCGAAACCCAGCTGGTGGAATTGATGGCTGGCCGGATCGCCACGGAGATCGAGCGACGAGTCTTATTGAATGAGTTTGACCAAACTCGAGCCTTGCAGACACAATCGGATCAAGTTGCCCAATGGTTAGATGAACGCAGTCGACTGATTCCACCGATGATTGAGGGGTGGGCGGCGTGCAGTGCTGCGACTCAGTCTCCGGCCTCTTCAGGAAACTTTCACCACTGGCGGCTCCTTGAAAACGATGACCTGATGGTGGGGCTGGCAGGGTTGCCGGGCGCGGCTGCGGGCGTGATGACTGGGACGCTGCTTCGCGGTGCCTTGCAAGGGCAGCTTGGCTACAACGACCAAGTTGGCTCGATTCTGCAGAATCTGAATCAGGTTGCCTGGTCCAGTTCGCCCAGTGAAGGGGTGGCGTCAATGTTCTTGGCTCGAATTGATACCAAAAATGGCTGGATCGAATCGTGTACGGCCGGAGCGATGGATGCTTACATTCTAAGACCTCATGGTTGGGAACCGATTGTTCGGGATGGAGCACCTCTGGGAGCTGAACCCGAAGTGCAGTTTGCCACTCAGCGGCACCAGATTGCACCCGGTGATGTCTTGGTCGTCATGAGTGACCAACAGTTCGATGCGAATGAAATCGGGGTGAATACCACACGAATTGCTGAAACGTTGTTGCGCCATATCCATCTTTCGCCAACGGAGATTTCTCAGATGGCGATCGAGCTGATGAATGAGCAGGTGAGTGACGAGCGGAATCGGTCCGTGGTTGTGGTCAAGCGACAGGAATAA
- a CDS encoding SdrD B-like domain-containing protein encodes MKRRFTNRNEKKRSVSTNALRIETLECRRLLAGDGLEPIDDVAPFTGAIMGSKWEDLDRNGERDAGEPGLAGVQIYLDDDFNGEFDLGEPTTRTRRDNPLTDVDESGTYRFRGLESGRYSIREVVPRGFRQTFPRLLTDNLADGEIGGGHVVFVPAGETVSGRDFGNYRLDAKPASAQGFKWEDQNGDGVRDPNETGLGGVIIYSDLNRNRRQDRGEPFTRTSRDNPETDFNESGFYTLSGLRPGEHVLREVVPDGYQQTFPATAIEIDGGGEADEFASVKPRNLNLNIPAGDVEISDVAISVHPFCLVPIEIDVVASDPTVELRNLSGTQVNGCGGDVSNFEIGILSNGEPRRFRIQFVNVASGETIGSIPVRLNSNQVPGAHVVELEPGAAIDNLDFGNRPKPSNEIQGTKWLDAIPNGIRDDDEPGLEGVKIYLDLNGNGRLDPREPSTLTARDNPRTPADETGQYRFSRLTPGEYQVREVVPNGFEQTFPGIGAEVRRSVVSRLNPGVALDLNLTDAEAQLNDDDTIDATVDVSVTWPDSCGTIKVDETMQAVVGQHLLIELSGHQVGDACAEVISTETIPVEFTSIKPGRYDVVVTLREDLPEDSALPTLATVGLVSLGGAGQHTVMVGAGELINGVDFGNHSEAETASIHGQKWLDLNGDGIRGRNEPAVAGITIYSDLNRNGQLNEDEPRAVTLADDPTTRIDETGHYWLEGLDPGKHFITEILPAGFERTFPPQLPSLEPWPANEPYHFDLLAGEALTGINFGNHPIKQESGGVQGLKWSDLNGNGIRDRGEPGLSGVTIYLDANLNNQFDDGELASRSMRDNPLTNFDESGLYSIKGADPGFYIVREIVPPGFEQTYPELMTCKAIFCMGRGHIVNIEAGQGISGLDFGNQPVKQSAGIHGVKWLDRDGDGQRDRGERGLAGVTIYSDVNRNGRRDRGEPSAETMRDNPDTDRDESGMYRLKVPAGEHLVLEVVPDGFEQTFPNPNRRIMFPLNLGHVVQVGPHSIVAGIDFGNQPIRKSAVEGVKWVDRNGNGIRERNEPGLSGVVVFSDLNDNGRHDSGEPATETQVDDPNTRSDEMGHYRLEGLRPGEHVIREVVPRGFQVTFPSSEIVIGDQSSEDLRPGRALSYELIDARADPTANGEFGLALTFEVVWPNGCGTLLKDRARASVQGNRIQVDMYGTQIGDICTMALKPERQTIRVDTNRPGSYAIQAYLNENGGRDWLPGFQLKGEVAIEKAASHHVTLKAGETLKPLNFGNQPIRRFQPADFNFDGRLNALDIDLMGIAIRSNRNAEMYDLTDDGRVDQNDFEFMIQDVLDTEFGDANLDGFFNSRDFVEVFRAGKYQDDVQDNASWAEGDWNGDGDFDSADLVYVFQKGEYGNDHDVVDAAFAE; translated from the coding sequence ATGAAACGCCGATTCACCAATCGAAATGAAAAAAAAAGATCTGTCTCAACAAACGCTCTGCGGATCGAAACACTCGAATGTCGTCGGCTGCTCGCCGGAGATGGTCTTGAACCCATCGACGATGTGGCTCCGTTCACCGGTGCGATCATGGGCAGCAAGTGGGAGGATCTTGATAGGAATGGTGAGCGGGATGCAGGTGAGCCCGGATTGGCAGGTGTGCAAATTTATCTGGATGATGACTTCAATGGTGAATTTGACCTGGGTGAACCCACAACGCGTACTCGGCGTGATAATCCACTTACTGATGTCGACGAGTCGGGCACGTATCGTTTTCGCGGATTGGAATCAGGCCGGTATTCGATCCGTGAGGTTGTGCCTCGCGGTTTTCGGCAAACCTTTCCGCGTTTGTTGACGGACAACTTGGCGGATGGGGAGATCGGTGGTGGGCATGTGGTTTTTGTCCCGGCTGGTGAAACTGTTTCTGGGCGTGATTTTGGTAATTATCGCTTAGACGCCAAGCCGGCAAGCGCCCAAGGCTTCAAGTGGGAGGATCAAAATGGCGATGGCGTGCGCGATCCGAACGAAACGGGTTTGGGTGGCGTCATTATTTATTCGGATCTCAATCGCAACCGTCGCCAAGATCGGGGTGAGCCTTTTACCCGAACTTCGCGCGACAATCCGGAGACGGACTTCAACGAATCAGGTTTTTACACTCTGAGTGGCTTGCGACCGGGTGAACATGTCTTACGCGAAGTTGTACCAGACGGTTACCAGCAAACCTTTCCGGCAACTGCGATTGAAATTGATGGAGGTGGCGAAGCTGATGAATTCGCTTCGGTCAAACCTCGAAATTTGAATTTGAACATTCCCGCGGGTGACGTGGAAATAAGCGATGTTGCCATTAGCGTTCATCCGTTCTGTTTGGTCCCGATTGAGATCGACGTGGTTGCCAGCGATCCCACGGTAGAATTACGGAATTTGTCGGGTACTCAAGTCAATGGCTGCGGGGGTGACGTTTCCAACTTCGAAATCGGCATCTTGTCAAATGGTGAGCCGCGCAGGTTTCGGATCCAGTTTGTGAATGTTGCTTCGGGGGAGACGATCGGATCAATTCCCGTGCGACTCAATTCGAATCAGGTGCCGGGAGCTCATGTGGTTGAACTGGAGCCCGGTGCTGCCATCGACAATCTTGATTTTGGCAATCGGCCCAAGCCATCGAATGAGATTCAGGGAACCAAGTGGTTGGATGCCATACCGAATGGTATTCGCGACGACGACGAGCCCGGTTTGGAGGGTGTCAAAATCTACTTGGATCTCAACGGCAATGGGCGACTGGATCCACGCGAACCCTCGACGCTTACGGCACGTGATAATCCTCGGACGCCGGCGGATGAGACCGGTCAATACCGCTTCTCTCGTTTGACGCCGGGGGAATACCAAGTGCGTGAGGTGGTGCCGAATGGATTTGAACAGACGTTTCCCGGAATTGGAGCGGAGGTCCGTCGCTCGGTTGTCAGTCGACTGAATCCGGGCGTGGCGCTGGATCTCAACTTGACTGATGCGGAAGCTCAACTCAATGACGACGATACGATCGACGCAACGGTTGATGTGTCGGTCACTTGGCCCGACTCGTGCGGGACGATCAAGGTTGACGAAACGATGCAAGCGGTTGTGGGTCAACATTTACTGATCGAATTGAGTGGCCATCAGGTTGGCGATGCTTGTGCTGAGGTGATTTCAACAGAAACGATTCCAGTCGAATTCACATCGATCAAGCCGGGGCGCTATGATGTGGTGGTGACTTTGCGTGAGGATTTGCCCGAGGACAGTGCTCTGCCAACCTTGGCAACGGTCGGGTTGGTTTCCCTGGGAGGTGCTGGTCAACACACCGTCATGGTTGGCGCTGGGGAACTGATCAATGGGGTCGACTTTGGCAACCATTCGGAAGCCGAGACGGCGTCCATTCACGGGCAAAAGTGGCTTGACTTGAATGGTGACGGGATTCGAGGGCGAAATGAGCCAGCGGTTGCCGGAATCACCATTTATTCCGACCTCAATAGGAACGGCCAGTTGAATGAAGATGAACCCCGTGCCGTGACTTTGGCTGATGATCCCACGACGCGAATTGACGAAACGGGTCATTATTGGCTCGAGGGTCTCGATCCGGGGAAGCATTTCATTACTGAAATTCTCCCCGCTGGCTTCGAACGCACTTTCCCGCCGCAATTGCCTAGCTTAGAACCTTGGCCAGCCAACGAACCTTACCACTTCGATCTGTTGGCTGGTGAGGCACTGACTGGCATCAATTTCGGCAACCATCCTATCAAACAGGAATCGGGTGGTGTTCAAGGACTCAAATGGAGTGATTTGAACGGCAACGGAATCCGCGATCGGGGTGAGCCTGGTTTGTCGGGTGTAACGATTTACCTCGATGCGAATCTGAATAACCAGTTTGATGATGGCGAGTTGGCGAGTCGCTCGATGCGCGACAATCCGCTCACCAATTTCGATGAATCTGGATTGTATTCAATCAAGGGTGCAGATCCGGGCTTCTACATTGTCCGCGAGATCGTTCCTCCAGGATTTGAGCAGACTTATCCCGAATTGATGACTTGCAAGGCGATTTTCTGCATGGGGCGCGGCCACATCGTCAACATTGAAGCGGGACAAGGCATTAGCGGGCTGGACTTTGGTAATCAGCCCGTTAAGCAATCGGCTGGAATTCACGGCGTCAAATGGCTTGATCGTGATGGGGATGGCCAGCGCGACCGAGGCGAGCGGGGTTTGGCAGGGGTCACCATCTACTCGGACGTGAATCGCAATGGGCGTCGTGATCGAGGAGAACCTTCTGCTGAGACGATGCGTGATAATCCTGATACAGATCGCGACGAGAGTGGTATGTACCGACTGAAGGTTCCGGCCGGTGAGCACTTGGTGTTGGAAGTTGTACCGGATGGTTTCGAACAGACGTTCCCAAATCCCAATCGCCGCATCATGTTCCCGCTTAATTTGGGGCATGTCGTCCAGGTTGGCCCGCACTCAATCGTAGCGGGAATCGATTTCGGGAACCAACCCATCCGTAAGAGTGCTGTGGAAGGCGTGAAATGGGTTGACCGAAACGGCAACGGAATCCGCGAGCGCAACGAGCCGGGCTTATCCGGTGTCGTGGTCTTCTCTGACCTGAATGATAACGGACGTCACGATTCTGGTGAGCCAGCGACGGAGACACAGGTTGATGATCCGAACACGCGTTCCGATGAGATGGGGCATTACCGGCTGGAAGGCTTGCGACCTGGCGAACATGTGATTCGTGAAGTGGTTCCGCGGGGGTTCCAAGTAACATTCCCGTCGTCGGAAATCGTAATAGGTGACCAATCGAGTGAGGATTTGCGACCGGGTCGTGCCTTATCCTACGAACTGATTGATGCGAGGGCCGATCCGACCGCGAACGGCGAGTTTGGTCTAGCCCTGACATTCGAGGTAGTTTGGCCTAACGGTTGTGGCACTTTACTTAAGGATCGAGCCAGGGCGTCGGTGCAGGGTAATCGAATCCAGGTCGATATGTACGGCACACAAATCGGAGACATCTGTACGATGGCTCTCAAGCCAGAGCGACAAACGATTCGCGTCGATACAAATCGTCCCGGCTCCTACGCCATCCAAGCCTACCTGAATGAGAACGGAGGCCGTGATTGGTTGCCCGGATTCCAGTTGAAGGGCGAGGTGGCCATCGAGAAGGCAGCCAGCCATCACGTCACCTTGAAAGCCGGCGAAACACTCAAGCCGCTGAATTTTGGGAATCAGCCGATCCGTCGCTTCCAGCCGGCCGATTTTAATTTTGATGGCCGACTCAATGCCCTGGATATCGATCTAATGGGGATTGCAATTCGATCGAATCGAAATGCCGAGATGTACGATTTGACGGACGATGGTCGGGTCGATCAAAACGATTTTGAATTCATGATTCAAGATGTGCTGGACACGGAATTTGGTGACGCGAATCTTGATGGCTTCTTCAACTCGCGAGACTTTGTCGAAGTCTTTCGTGCCGGTAAGTACCAGGACGATGTGCAAGATAACGCGTCGTGGGCCGAGGGTGATTGGAACGGTGACGGCGACTTCGACAGTGCAGATCTGGTCTATGTCTTCCAAAAGGGCGAATATGGCAACGACCATGACGTGGTGGACGCCGCCTTCGCCGAATAA